The Bacteroidota bacterium genome contains the following window.
CTATGAAGATTGAATTCTTCGAAAAAGATGCCCCAAACACCGTTAAAAATTTTACCGACCTAGCCAAGAAAGGCTATTATGATGGCCTAACTTTTCACCGCGTTATCCCTAACTTTGTAATACAGGGAGGTTGCCCCACAGGTACAGGCAGTGGCGGCCCAGGTTACAAAATCGATTGCGAACTAAAAGGCGACAACCAATACCACGACCGCGGAGTATTAAGCATGGCCCATGCAGGTCGCAACACAGGCGGCTCACAGTTTTTCATTTGCCATAGCCGCGATAATACGGCTCACCTCGATCGCAACCATACCGTATTTGGTAAAGTAATAGATGGCTTAGATGTAATTGATGGCATACGCGAAGGCGATGTGATGAATAAGGTGGTGGTTGTTGAGTGAATAGATTATTCTTCAGCCCACACTGAGCCCCTTGCATAGCCCATGAATTCAGTCATGGAAATAATAATATTCATAAACATAAAAACCCTTGAGCATTCACTCAAGGGTTTTTTATATTGCAACAGCCGAAGCCGCGGGTAGCAAGTGCGATATACTTATTTCCTTGTACTATTCCCGCACCCATTTAAGTACCTGCCTTTGTCCCCCTTGTTCTATTTGTATAACGTATATACCCTTAGCGAGGTTTTCGCCGCCCAATTCTACTAGCTTTCCTTGTGCATTAAGGTTCAAATTGTCTTTATATATTAGTTTTCCGGTTATATCCGTAATTTGGATGGAGGCAAGCTCACTACTTTCTGATGCGATAAACAAATAGCTCATTCCACTAGAGGGGTTGGGATACAGGCTTACCTGCGTAATTGATTTTTCATTATTGATATATATACTACGAACAATACTATAGTTAATCTGTCCATCTAAGTCATACTGTGCAAGGCGATAATATAAAGTTGTTATTCCTTTGTCGGCAAATGCAATAATATTTGGGTCAAGTATATTATAATTACTTATACTTTTGCTATTGCCCGCTGCTTTCACATTTCCTATATCCTCAAAGTCTTTTCCGTTCAAGCTTCGTTGCACCACAAAATGGCTGCTGTTGTATTCGGTGGCAGTGCTCCAGTTAAGTTGTGCATCATTGCCTTTTTTGGTGGCCGTAAAACCAAGCCAAGTTACAGGCAAAGGAGAGTTAGGATTGCCACCAATGCCAAAAGGTGTATTGGCAAATGAATTGGTAAGCCCACTGCGACTAATACTATAAGGATTACTTCCACTTGCAGCAGCCCCATTTGTATTTGCTTGCCAACTTCCGCCACTGAA
Protein-coding sequences here:
- a CDS encoding peptidylprolyl isomerase; amino-acid sequence: MYAEIQTDKGTMKIEFFEKDAPNTVKNFTDLAKKGYYDGLTFHRVIPNFVIQGGCPTGTGSGGPGYKIDCELKGDNQYHDRGVLSMAHAGRNTGGSQFFICHSRDNTAHLDRNHTVFGKVIDGLDVIDGIREGDVMNKVVVVE